From a region of the Arachis ipaensis cultivar K30076 chromosome B09, Araip1.1, whole genome shotgun sequence genome:
- the LOC107615152 gene encoding zinc finger CCCH domain-containing protein 65-like, whose translation MALHNYIRRYSTSDRKFKKYDQMDVELEEEKGYGDEDEAENGVEKVGDEFICLYHICFKLWLFLFQDNGNGRKKAEKKEKGPEFSEFVGSDFIHPKDAVPIESIQEFDETVEGTGNKGRVCVVNDIVLGDIEEMMGIEEVEDTSRTLLQDRCNDADKEQQRIMDELELVVNGTQNIICDSGLISLSAGLGEEQNGSRAVEPMDYRFENDEFPHSDVKKCGNAGEMQVQGPLDQLPSENFNQCLGVELSTSAQEQTSALVTGISSINHGREGSEMEMVCAVTGSLPNSKEGEVEKVEQCDLMVTQGLHVSLEDKYEMKNERNLEKSTCANNASISSNIQIENEDIEEGELVGDFGVDCSSFGMPTADSFIPQTKIDEVQNPKSINMGNTKKEGLGKEIGRKLVTDMPINYVQNQVLHKCILEEDSDKDHGNPAASEKVDVSCKKKHGPGSAEKKAKKKEKKRKKRAEKNKQLGVKRLKLSLVQQKPKTISYCRHFLLGRCYKGDKCHFSHDTVPSTKSKPCSFFARHSCMKGDDCPFDHQLSKYPCVNFVSGGFCVRGDACLFSHQSPAKEDFATPSRIRKPGMKSPHFSGNTNSNMPANIHGCSSIQQNHLINPPRVHSDINLEIPKKLPARIPKGINFLAFGKDHVCSFKSSINSLVNGENSIDLLRNIGFSLLDHTSSSLKDATKERVPQTVSSEISDKNQSVAESIKLSFPGKASMNDASTGLQGSSDVDNNESKPVQEARGASDSFQISAATPSPFMRLVSPSSSEQLPSREELLSTVLSFAAEHESVIKMKDSAGTSTA comes from the exons ATGGCGCTGCATAACTACATTAGACGTTATTCTACAAGTGATCGTAAGTTTAAAAAATATGACCAGATGGACGTTGAgcttgaagaagaaaaaggataTGGCGATGAAGATGAAGCTGAAAATGGAGTTGAAAAAGTTGGAGATGA ATTTATTTGCCTCTATCATATTTGTTTTAAATTATGgttatttcttttccaagataatggCAATGGTAGAAAGAAGGCagagaaaaaggagaagggaCCCGAGTTCTCTGAATTTGTTGGTTCTGATTTTATACATCCCAAGGATGCTGTCCCGATCGAAAGCATACAGGAGTTTGACGAGACTGTTGAAGGGACTGGAAACAAGGGCAGGGTGTGTGTTGTTAATGATATTGTTTTGGGTGATATAGAGGAGATGATGGGAATAGAGGAAGTTGAGGATACTTCGAGGACACTGCTGCAGGACAGGTGTAACGATGCAGATAAAGAGCAACAAAGGATAATGGACGAGTTGGAACTGGTTGTGAATGGAACACAAAATATCATTTGTGATAGTGGTTTAATCTCTTTGAGTGCAGGGTTAGGCGAGGAACAGAACGGCAGCAGGGCAGTTGAGCCGATGGATTACCGATTCGAGAATGATGAATTCCCGCATTCTGATGTCAAAAAATGTGGTAATGCAGGTGAGATGCAAGTACAAGGCCCGCTTGATCAACTTCCCTCTGAAAACTTTAATCAATGCTTAGGAGTTGAGTTGTCAACATCAGCACAAGAACAAACTTCTGCATTGGTAACCGGTATATCTAGTATAAACCACGGGAGAGAGGGGAGTGAAATGGAAATGGTTTGTGCTGTAACGGGTTCTCTTCCGAATTCTAAAGAAGGTGAAGTTGAGAAGGTAGAGCAATGTGACTTAATGGTTACTCAAGGATTGCATGTTTCTTTGGAAGATAAATATGAAATGAAAAATGAAAGGAATTTAGAAAAGTCAACTTGTGCAAACAATGCATCTATTTCTTCAAATATTCAGATTGAAAATGAAGACATAGAAGAGGGAGAACTTGTTGGAGACTTTGGAGTGGATTGTAGTTCATTTGGCATGCCTACTGCAGATTCCTTTATTCCTCAAACGAAAATTGATGAGGTTCAGAACCCCAAAAGTATTAATATGGGGAATACAAAAAAGGAAGGTTTAGGCAAAGAAATAGGTAGGAAACTGGTTACTGACATGCCAATAAATTATGTTCAAAATCAAGTCTTGCACAAATGCATATTGGAAGAGGACTCTGACAAGGATCATGGAAACCCTGCTGCATCAGAG AAGGTTGATGTCAGCTGTAAGAAAAAGCATGGCCCTGGTTCTGCggaaaagaaagcaaaaaagaAG GAAAAAAAGCGGAAAAAACGGGCAGAAAAGAACAAACAACTTGGTGTTAAAAGGTTGAAGTTGTCTCTAGTACAACAGAAACCAAAAACTATCTCTTATTGTCGCCATTTTCTTCTTGGAAGATGCTATAAG GGTGACAAGTGCCATTTTTCACATGATACAGTGCCTTCTACCAAATCAAAG CCATGCTCCTTTTTCGCTCGTCACTCCTGCATGAAAGGGGATGACTGCCCTTTTGATCATCAACTCTCCAAGTATCCTTGTGTTAACTTTGTGTCCGGAGGTTTTTGTGTCAGAGGTGATGCATGCTTGTTTTCGCACCAG TCACCAGCCAAGGAAGATTTTGCTACACCTTCAAGGATTCGCAAACCAGGAATGAAATCTCCACACTTTTCAGGAAACACAAATTCCAACATGCCAGCTAACATTCATGGCTGTAGTTCTATCCAACAAAACCATTTAATCAATCCTCCAAGAGTTCATTCTGACATCAATTTGGAAATTCCAAAGAAATTGCCAGCTAGGATTCCAAAGGGAATTAACTTTCTTGCTTTTGGAAAAGATCATGTGTGCAGTTTTAAGAGTTCTATTAACTCCCTTGTAAATGGGGAAAATAGTATTGATTTGCTCCGGAATATAGGTTTCAGTTTGCTTGATCATACTAGTTCATCCTTAAAAGATGCAACAAAAGAAAGGGTACCACAGACTGTCTCCAGTGAGATTTCTGATAAAAATCAATCTGTGGCAGAAAGTATAAAATTGAGTTTTCCCGGAAAAGCTTCAATGAATGATGCTTCAACTGGTTTACAAGGTAGCTCTGATGTGGATAACAACGAAAGTAAACCAGTCCAAGAGGCAAGAGGGGCATCTGATTCTTTTCAAATTTCCGCAGCAACACCGTCGCCATTTATGCGTCTGGTTTCTCCTTCATCTTCAGAACAGCTACCATCTAGAGAGGAGCTCTTGTCGACTGTATTGTCATTTGCAGCAGAGCATGAATCAGTTATTAAGATGAAAGATTCTGCTGGCACTTCAACTGCATAA